The Streptomyces nigra genome includes the window TGCCGCTGCCACTCCGCCGGCCACTCCGGGTTCCGAAATCCGGTGGAGTCTCAGCGGCTGGAAGTGGTTGGGTCCAGCCCCAGGCTTCGCTGACACGGCCAACACAGTGCAAGGCACAAGGTCCGAATCGCAGGCGCGGTCTAGCCCGCGTGTCGTCGAGTGATGGAGGTTATCGCAGTGGCTGGTTATGGGGCGCTTTCCGACGTATACGAGTGGCTGATCGGGGACGACAGGTTGACCCCCGATAAGGCAGCCGCGGTGTACTACAGCGATGTCGTGGGCTCTTTGCCGTCCAATGCGCACGTCCTCGACTGCGCGTGTGGAACCGGCCAGCTCGCCGTCGGTCTCGCGGGTCTCGGCCTTGACGTCGTCGCCGCAGACGCCAGCAGCGGGATGGTTCGCCGGACTGAGAAGGCCGCCGACGAGCAGGGTGTCTCTCTGCGAGCTCTCCGCGCGAGCTGGGACGAGCTGTGCGACCACCTGGAGGACTCCACGTTCGATCTGGTGTTCTGCGTCGGCAATTCGCTCGGGCACGCCGAGGGCGCAGCCGGGCGCCTGACCGCGCTGGAAGCGATGTCGCGGCTGCTGAATCCGGGCGGACGCCTCGTGCTCCACTCACGTAACTGGGAGCTCGTGCGCTCCGCCGGCTCACGGGTAGATGTCCGTGATCGGCTCATCCGCCGCAACGACCGCGATGCGGTCGTCAGCTACTACTGGCGGATCGAACAGCGCTGGGAGCAGGAACACTTCCTCGAGATCGTGGTCGCCCAGATCGAGCCGGACGGGACAGTGCGAGCCTGCTCGGAGCGG containing:
- a CDS encoding class I SAM-dependent methyltransferase; this translates as MEVIAVAGYGALSDVYEWLIGDDRLTPDKAAAVYYSDVVGSLPSNAHVLDCACGTGQLAVGLAGLGLDVVAADASSGMVRRTEKAADEQGVSLRALRASWDELCDHLEDSTFDLVFCVGNSLGHAEGAAGRLTALEAMSRLLNPGGRLVLHSRNWELVRSAGSRVDVRDRLIRRNDRDAVVSYYWRIEQRWEQEHFLEIVVAQIEPDGTVRACSERLSIWPYRYEDLVAQLRSVGLTVQSTTFDPESDGYLVVASRDQARGTSEPAP